One genomic window of Pempheris klunzingeri isolate RE-2024b chromosome 12, fPemKlu1.hap1, whole genome shotgun sequence includes the following:
- the ap3m1 gene encoding AP-3 complex subunit mu-1, with protein sequence MIHSLFLINQSGDIFLEKHWKSVISRSVCDYFFEAKEKAVDPENVAPVLQTPHHYLITIYRDKLFFLSVIQTEVPPLFVIEFLHRVADTIQDYFGECSEGVIKDNVVTVYELLEEMLDNGFPLATESNVLKEMIRPPTILRSVVNTLTGGSNVGDTLPTGQLSNIPWRRAGVKYTNNEAYFDVIEEIDAILDKSGTTVFAEIQGVIEACVRLSGMPDLTLSFMNPRLLDDVSFHPCVRFKRWESERVLSFIPPDGNFTLMNYHVSSQNLVAIPVYVKQSISFFESGPSGRLDITIGPKQTMGKTVEGLMVTIHMPKVVLSTNLTATQGNYTYDLTTKVLVWDIGKLNPQKLPNLRGSLSVQASAPKPEENPSLNIDLKIQQMAISGLKVSRLDMYGEKYKPFKGVKYLTKAGKFQVRT encoded by the exons ATGATCCACAGTCTGTTCCTGATTAACCAGTCTGGAGACATCTTCCTGGAGAAACACTGGAAGAGTGTCATCAGCCGCAGCGTGTGCGATTACTTTTTCGAGGCCAAGGAGAAGGCGGTGGACCCGGAGAATGTGGCCCCTGTCCTGCAGACCCCGCACCACTATCTCATCACCATCTACAGGGACaagctcttcttcctctccgtcATCCAGACCGAAGTCCCCCCGCTGTTTGTCATTGAGTTCCTGCACAGGGTGGCAGACACAATTCAG GACTACTTCGGAGAGTGCTCAGAAGGTGTGATCAAGGACAACGTGGTGACGGTGTacgagctgctggaggagatgcTGGACAACGGCTTTCCACTGGCGACAGAGTCCAACGTCCTCAAAGAGATGATCAGGCCTCCCACCATCCTGCGATCGGTCGTCAATACGCTCACAG gaGGAAGTAATGTTGGAGACACGTTGCCAACAGGTCAATTGTCTAATATCCCATGGAGGCGGGCTGGTGTTAAATACACCAATAATGAGGCTTATTTTGATGTGATAGAGGAAATAGATGCCATTCTGGATAAATCAG GTACGACCGTATTTGCAGAGATCCAGGGTGTAATCGAAGCCTGCGTGAGGCTCTCTGGGATGCCTGACCTGACCCTGTCCTTTATG AATCCTCGTCTTCTCGATGACGTGAGTTTCCACCCGTGTGTGCGGTTCAAGCGCTGGGAGTCGGAGCGCGTCCTCTCTTTCATCCCGCCAGATGGAAACTTCACACTCATGAACTATCATGTCAGCTCTCAGAA CCTCGTGGCCATCCCAGTGTACGTGAAGCAGAGCATCAGCTTCTTTGAGTCGGGACCCAGCGGCCGCCTGGACATCACGATCGGACCCAAGCAGACGATGGGGAAGACGGTGGAGGGCCTGATGGTCACTATTCATATGCCGAAAGTTGTGCTCAGCACCAACCTCACGGCCACGCAGGGAAACTACACCTACGACCTCACTACCAAG GTGCTGGTTTGGGACATTGGGAAACTGAACCCCCAGAAGCTTCCTAACTTGCGAGGAAGTCTGAGTGTGCAGGCGTCAGCCCCCAAACCTGAAGAGAACCCCTCGCTCAACATTGACTTGAAAATACAGCAGATGGCCATATCAG GTCTTAAGGTGAGTCGTCTCGACATGTACGGAGAGAAGTACAAGCCGTTTAAAGGGGTCAAATATTTGACGAAAGCGGGGAAGTTCCAAGTGCGGACCTGA